A window of the bacterium genome harbors these coding sequences:
- a CDS encoding T9SS type A sorting domain-containing protein, whose protein sequence is MFLSLNPFDDNLLFAENYIGFLYRSIDGGNTFHLVDVLNQPASSLFILYDSDQLHIYRLFGNQTLRVSSDKGEAFSWQTKYSSDSKIFISIDESTSGTIYLADKKNILVSTDYGNNFSIYKTLERKIVGINKKPNSDKLYAATKYKIYEITPDTIQVIKSLPVPQEVLSYYPLAVGNKWVYDYWGWWADTTWHGFSGITYREVIGDTLLANGKLYYKIYDLTTFNYPPIIFERIDSSSGKVFRFDNTLGLPSDEYLIDDLFAEVGDTIWSSRHQYQDYFPFICVGEGSFDKWGIQGGRKIFTIFDLTGYTYSLSQGVGVDSIYSSFDFGENFTTLKGCIIDGVVYGDTTTVGVEDEQNPNPTAFKLEQNYPNPFNPSTVISYQLPVTSNVTLKVYDVLGNEIATLVNEEKPVGEYEVTFYSHSGEVRNLTSGIYFYQLKAGSFTQTKKMILLK, encoded by the coding sequence ATGTTTTTATCGTTAAATCCTTTTGATGATAATTTATTATTTGCAGAAAATTATATTGGTTTTCTGTACAGGTCGATTGATGGCGGTAATACTTTTCATTTAGTCGATGTGCTGAATCAACCTGCGAGTTCATTGTTCATCTTATATGATTCTGACCAATTACATATTTACAGATTATTTGGTAATCAAACATTAAGAGTATCTTCAGACAAAGGGGAAGCATTCTCCTGGCAAACAAAATATTCAAGTGATTCTAAAATTTTTATTAGCATTGATGAATCAACTTCAGGAACAATTTATTTAGCAGATAAGAAAAACATTTTAGTATCGACTGATTACGGTAACAACTTCAGCATTTACAAAACTCTTGAAAGAAAAATAGTTGGCATCAACAAAAAGCCTAACTCTGACAAACTTTACGCTGCAACAAAATATAAAATTTATGAAATTACACCAGATACAATTCAGGTGATTAAAAGCTTACCAGTTCCACAGGAAGTATTGAGCTACTATCCGCTTGCAGTTGGTAATAAATGGGTTTATGATTACTGGGGTTGGTGGGCTGATACAACATGGCATGGGTTTAGCGGAATAACCTATCGTGAGGTTATAGGGGATACATTATTGGCGAATGGGAAGTTATATTATAAAATATATGATCTGACTACTTTTAATTATCCTCCGATAATCTTCGAAAGAATTGATTCCTCATCCGGAAAAGTATTCAGATTTGATAACACTTTGGGATTGCCTAGCGATGAATATCTCATTGATGATCTTTTTGCTGAAGTTGGTGATACCATTTGGAGCAGCAGACATCAGTATCAGGATTATTTTCCGTTCATTTGTGTCGGCGAAGGATCTTTCGATAAATGGGGAATCCAGGGAGGTAGAAAAATTTTCACCATTTTTGATTTGACCGGATATACTTATTCACTCTCTCAAGGTGTTGGAGTGGATTCAATATACAGTAGTTTTGATTTCGGAGAAAACTTTACGACTCTAAAAGGTTGTATAATCGACGGAGTTGTGTATGGTGATACGACTACAGTCGGTGTTGAAGATGAGCAAAATCCAAATCCAACAGCATTCAAACTTGAGCAGAATTATCCGAATCCATTTAATCCGAGTACGGTTATCAGTTATCAGTTACCGGTAACCAGTAATGTAACACTAAAAGTTTATGATGTACTCGGAAATGAAATCGCAACTTTAGTTAATGAAGAAAAACCTGTCGGTGAATACGAGGTAACATTCTACAGTCATTCCGGCGAAGTCCGGAATCTGACCAGCGGAATCTATTTCTACCAGCTTAAAGCCGGTTCATTCACTCAAACGAAAAAAATGATTCTCTTAAAATAG
- the rlmB gene encoding 23S rRNA (guanosine(2251)-2'-O)-methyltransferase RlmB yields the protein MNIIIGRKPVLEALNSNEEIEQVYLLFGQQGNIINAIRVAAKKRGIKCNQIPLERFRSYTPSQNAQGVIALKQDFKFTSFDEILSEAKKSSYPLILILDEIQDPHNVGAILRSAECSGVNGIILTKHNSATITSTVTKVSAGATEHVKICQVNNLSQTIDELKEKGFWIVGSSLENAKNYTNVDYKIPIALIVGNEEKGIRKLTASKCDFLVKIPMTGKIQSLNVSVATGILLFEILRQRQIPDSLRSQELQ from the coding sequence ATGAACATTATCATTGGCAGAAAACCTGTACTTGAAGCACTAAATTCAAACGAAGAAATAGAGCAGGTTTATCTTCTTTTCGGACAGCAGGGGAACATAATCAACGCAATCCGTGTTGCCGCAAAGAAGAGGGGAATAAAGTGCAACCAGATTCCACTTGAACGATTCAGATCGTACACACCATCACAAAACGCTCAGGGAGTAATCGCGCTTAAACAAGATTTTAAATTTACTTCATTCGATGAAATACTTTCTGAAGCGAAAAAATCTTCATACCCGCTAATTTTAATTCTGGATGAAATTCAGGATCCGCATAATGTTGGTGCAATTCTCCGGTCGGCAGAGTGCAGCGGAGTAAATGGAATTATTCTCACCAAACACAACAGTGCAACAATCACTTCGACAGTCACAAAAGTTTCTGCTGGCGCAACTGAGCATGTAAAAATCTGCCAGGTAAATAATCTCTCACAGACAATCGATGAGCTGAAAGAAAAAGGATTTTGGATTGTTGGATCATCATTAGAGAATGCAAAGAACTACACCAATGTCGATTACAAAATTCCAATTGCACTAATTGTCGGAAATGAAGAAAAAGGAATCAGAAAGCTTACTGCAAGTAAGTGCGATTTTCTTGTGAAGATTCCGATGACTGGTAAAATCCAATCTCTCAATGTATCCGTTGCAACGGGTATACTGCTTTTTGAAATCCTTCGCCAGCGTCAGATTCCTGATTCGCTTCGCTCACAGGAATTACAATAA
- a CDS encoding histidine--tRNA ligase, translated as MIKAVTGTKDILPSDISRWKYLENIVQRVFNNFNYKEIRTPVFEETALFARGIGEETDIVGKEMYTFKDRSDTSLTLKPEMTAAVVRAFVEHSLGAQQSLVKLFYMSPMFRQERPQAGRFRQFHQFGAEAIGSKSPLLDAEMIQMAYEILKSLGLKNLTVKINSLGTPETRENYKKVLKIFLEDKKSNLSEDSRRRFETNILRIFDSKVESDQKIIKDAPKLIDNLDEESKNDFEIVKNQLAKSGIPFVIDPALVRGLDYYTKLTFEIDSGSVGAQTALCGGGRYDLLIEILGGKPTPATGFAGGIERILLACENEKSFALPEQSIDAYLIRIDNDLESVVSELAGKLRKENISVDFDYLQRSVKAQMREANKLNAKYVLFIGGDEYKQGMFKLKNMSDSSEKNIPLEKIHELISTIKK; from the coding sequence ATGATTAAAGCTGTAACAGGCACAAAAGATATCCTGCCATCCGATATTTCACGCTGGAAATATCTCGAGAATATTGTCCAAAGAGTATTCAATAATTTTAATTACAAAGAAATCCGCACACCTGTTTTTGAAGAGACTGCTCTGTTTGCCAGAGGCATTGGTGAGGAAACGGATATCGTTGGCAAAGAGATGTACACCTTTAAAGATAGAAGTGATACGAGCCTTACACTCAAACCAGAAATGACTGCTGCAGTAGTTCGTGCCTTTGTTGAACACTCACTCGGTGCACAGCAGTCATTGGTAAAATTATTTTATATGTCACCGATGTTCAGGCAGGAAAGACCGCAGGCAGGAAGATTCAGACAATTTCATCAGTTTGGTGCAGAAGCAATCGGAAGTAAATCTCCTTTACTTGATGCTGAGATGATACAGATGGCTTATGAAATTCTGAAATCACTCGGACTAAAAAATCTTACTGTTAAAATAAATTCGCTTGGGACACCAGAGACAAGAGAGAATTACAAAAAGGTCCTCAAAATTTTTCTTGAAGATAAAAAATCCAATCTTTCCGAAGACAGCAGAAGAAGATTTGAAACAAACATACTCCGCATATTTGACAGCAAAGTTGAATCCGATCAGAAAATAATAAAAGATGCACCGAAGCTTATTGATAATCTCGATGAAGAAAGTAAAAATGATTTTGAGATTGTAAAAAATCAGCTGGCAAAATCGGGAATCCCATTTGTAATCGATCCCGCGCTTGTCAGAGGATTGGATTACTACACAAAACTCACTTTTGAAATCGACAGTGGAAGCGTTGGTGCACAAACAGCACTTTGCGGTGGTGGAAGATATGATTTGCTTATCGAAATACTTGGAGGGAAACCAACTCCCGCAACGGGATTCGCAGGTGGAATAGAAAGAATTCTTCTCGCCTGCGAAAATGAAAAAAGTTTTGCTTTGCCGGAACAATCAATTGATGCTTATCTAATCAGGATTGATAACGATTTAGAATCAGTCGTCAGCGAACTTGCTGGAAAATTAAGAAAGGAAAATATCTCTGTTGATTTTGATTATCTGCAGAGAAGCGTAAAAGCACAAATGAGAGAAGCGAATAAACTGAATGCAAAGTATGTTTTATTTATTGGTGGCGATGAATACAAACAAGGAATGTTTAAATTGAAAAATATGAGTGATAGCTCTGAAAAGAATATACCTTTGGAAAAAATCCACGAATTAATATCCACTATAAAAAAATAA
- a CDS encoding PTS sugar transporter subunit IIA, translated as MKVHELISTKNILTGFKSINKQDVINELVDLLKGDERVIDLDEIRKCVFEREEKMSTGVGKGFAIPHGKTNSVTDILAAFGKSSTPIEYDSLDGEPVHLVFLLIGKETLLAKHIKLLSRISRLMNNEEFRKKLIEAESPESILKIFQDEEQSYSDV; from the coding sequence ATGAAAGTTCACGAACTTATAAGTACGAAAAATATTCTTACCGGGTTTAAAAGCATTAATAAGCAAGATGTGATTAATGAGCTGGTTGATCTGTTAAAAGGTGATGAGCGTGTTATTGATCTTGATGAGATAAGAAAATGTGTTTTTGAAAGAGAAGAAAAAATGTCAACCGGGGTTGGAAAAGGCTTTGCAATCCCGCACGGCAAAACGAATTCGGTTACCGATATTCTTGCGGCATTTGGAAAAAGCTCAACACCTATTGAATACGATTCACTTGACGGCGAACCAGTGCATCTTGTCTTTTTACTTATCGGGAAAGAAACTCTTCTTGCAAAGCATATTAAACTTCTGAGCAGAATTTCCCGACTGATGAACAATGAAGAGTTCAGGAAAAAGTTGATTGAAGCTGAAAGTCCGGAATCTATTTTGAAAATTTTCCAGGATGAAGAGCAGAGTTATTCCGATGTTTAG
- a CDS encoding pyridoxal phosphate-dependent aminotransferase, whose amino-acid sequence MKNTPINYEVVSRKIKESRIENIGKATIRELKKLVDDIEKETGEKFIRMEMGIPGLPAADIGVNAEIEALKKGIANTYPDIQGIPQLKNEASRFVKLFLNIDVNPEGCIPTVGSMQGSFASFITTSRMYEKQDTILFLDPGFPVHKQQLKVLGRKFETFDVYDFRGDKLKAKIESYLSKGNIAAMLYSNPNNPSWICFTEKELKIIAELADKHNVVVLEDLAYVAMDFRKDLYHPGKPPYQATAARYTDNYILFISSSKAFSYAGQRIGLMIMSDKLYEKQCPDLKRFYTTDIFGRAMIFGTVYALSAGVTHSAQYAVAAMLKAANDSQFNFVDIVKEYGAKAKIMKKLFTDNGFYIVYDKDENDPIADGFYFTYAYPNFSGEQLLEEMLYYGISAISLAITGSQRLEGIRACVSLVQRDQFPDLEKRLKKFHEDHQ is encoded by the coding sequence ATGAAAAACACACCTATTAACTACGAAGTTGTTTCAAGAAAAATAAAAGAAAGCCGTATTGAGAACATTGGGAAGGCCACAATCCGTGAATTAAAGAAACTAGTTGATGATATTGAAAAAGAAACCGGCGAAAAATTTATAAGAATGGAAATGGGAATACCGGGTTTACCCGCTGCAGATATTGGTGTGAATGCCGAAATAGAAGCGCTTAAAAAAGGGATTGCTAACACATATCCGGACATTCAGGGAATTCCTCAACTGAAAAATGAAGCCTCAAGGTTTGTAAAACTTTTTTTGAACATTGATGTAAATCCTGAAGGATGTATTCCTACTGTTGGTTCTATGCAGGGAAGCTTTGCATCTTTTATTACAACCAGCAGAATGTATGAAAAACAAGATACAATTCTCTTTCTTGATCCGGGATTTCCGGTTCACAAACAACAGCTTAAAGTTCTCGGACGAAAATTTGAAACTTTTGACGTTTATGATTTCAGAGGTGACAAACTTAAAGCAAAAATCGAATCTTATCTTTCTAAAGGAAATATTGCAGCAATGCTTTATTCTAATCCAAATAATCCATCCTGGATTTGTTTTACTGAGAAGGAGTTAAAAATCATAGCTGAACTTGCAGATAAACACAATGTTGTAGTTCTTGAAGACCTCGCTTACGTTGCTATGGACTTTAGAAAAGATTTGTATCATCCCGGCAAACCGCCGTACCAGGCTACAGCAGCTCGTTATACGGACAATTATATTTTATTTATCTCCAGCTCAAAAGCATTCAGCTATGCAGGTCAGAGAATTGGATTGATGATTATGTCGGATAAGTTATACGAAAAACAATGTCCCGACTTAAAAAGATTTTACACAACTGATATTTTCGGAAGAGCTATGATCTTCGGAACAGTATATGCACTTAGTGCGGGCGTGACTCATTCAGCTCAATATGCAGTTGCAGCAATGCTGAAGGCAGCTAATGATAGTCAATTTAATTTTGTCGATATTGTAAAAGAGTACGGCGCTAAGGCTAAAATTATGAAAAAACTTTTTACTGATAATGGATTTTATATTGTGTATGATAAAGATGAGAACGATCCGATTGCTGATGGATTCTATTTTACATATGCATATCCAAATTTCTCGGGTGAACAATTACTCGAAGAAATGCTGTACTACGGAATCAGTGCAATCTCTTTAGCAATAACAGGAAGTCAGCGATTGGAAGGAATCAGAGCATGTGTCTCACTTGTCCAGAGAGATCAATTCCCTGATTTAGAAAAACGGTTGAAGAAATTTCACGAAGATCATCAGTAA
- a CDS encoding phosphatase PAP2 family protein, which yields MLNSRSKIFWTTLFSAILILSKPINIYPQVSDNDLSEVKIPLHLQTQISYQHQSDFSLFMEDGVNLATAPFSFTSTDWLKTGALVLATGLAFSLDPKIKDQVNSQRSPSLDNATGFGEKYGSTSYAGIFAGGMYLTGKIFNNKSIATTGRMLTESILYSGLAVSILKYTVGRSRPYTNEGPVTMFTYSFQEANVSFPSGHTATAFAVSTVLANRIDNPFATVALYGLAGFTGYQRIYDNKHWFSDVFVGAAIGYFIGSSIVNSEEDRENENFWGSLDVMPSVNSSGLGLSLHMDF from the coding sequence ATGCTAAACAGTAGAAGCAAAATTTTCTGGACCACATTGTTTTCAGCGATTTTAATTTTATCCAAGCCGATAAATATTTATCCTCAAGTTTCGGATAATGATCTTTCAGAAGTGAAGATACCACTTCATCTTCAGACACAAATAAGTTATCAGCATCAAAGTGATTTTTCATTGTTTATGGAGGATGGAGTAAACCTCGCTACTGCACCATTCAGTTTTACCTCAACTGATTGGTTGAAAACCGGTGCTCTTGTTTTGGCAACAGGTTTAGCTTTCTCGCTTGATCCAAAAATTAAAGATCAGGTCAATTCCCAACGTTCACCTTCTCTGGATAATGCAACTGGCTTCGGTGAAAAATATGGTAGTACCAGCTACGCAGGAATTTTTGCAGGTGGAATGTATCTGACAGGAAAAATTTTTAACAATAAAAGTATCGCAACAACAGGCAGAATGCTAACCGAATCAATTCTGTACTCGGGATTAGCGGTTTCAATACTTAAATATACAGTTGGAAGATCCCGTCCTTACACGAATGAAGGACCGGTTACAATGTTTACTTATTCATTCCAGGAAGCGAACGTTTCATTTCCATCCGGTCATACAGCTACAGCATTTGCTGTTTCAACTGTCTTAGCAAATCGTATAGATAATCCGTTTGCTACGGTTGCTTTATATGGATTGGCAGGTTTTACCGGCTATCAGAGAATTTATGATAATAAGCATTGGTTTTCCGATGTATTCGTTGGTGCTGCAATTGGGTATTTCATTGGCAGCAGCATTGTAAATTCGGAAGAGGACAGAGAAAATGAAAATTTTTGGGGAAGTTTAGATGTAATGCCTTCAGTTAATTCAAGCGGACTGGGATTAAGTTTGCACATGGATTTTTAA